From a single Falco peregrinus isolate bFalPer1 chromosome 10, bFalPer1.pri, whole genome shotgun sequence genomic region:
- the CCDC17 gene encoding coiled-coil domain-containing protein 17 isoform X4 produces the protein MAGFRCPRCRMALGSRPLLRLHEERLCPGAPPAATSCPPGGAPLPAGGDPGTAGRPQDTPPPAQQEPRQGPAPGHGRQQPALREAHERRVSEIRARTRRLEQQREALCRRLAARAAATPRPEQGEVERSRALRDQAGRLRAAHGGAAPCLETAPPAGPLAAEARALRLAYLRAGGSDPAILDQLLQLQVEAALLEKGPAGLRGGRRTGEPQPPLGTLAPWPAAEAPPAVPAEPPGAGGRGLDAALLAVELENRRLEDELLALKVRRERRADAGPWRTLLLLGSPLHSTSLAEALARGSLTRGTDSSALGSSNTPSKTSSPLVLATC, from the exons ATGGCGGGGTTCCGCTGCCCCCGGTGCCGCATGGCGCTCGGCTCCCGCCCGCTGCTGCGGCTCCACGAGGAGCGGCTCTGCCCCggggcccccccagccgccACCTCCTGCCCGCCCGGGGGGGCCCCGCTGCCGGCGGGGGGGGACCCGGGCACGGCGGGGCGGCCGCAGGACACCCCG CCCCCCGCGCAGCAGGAGCCCCGGcagggcccggccccggggcacGGGCGGCAGCAGCCGGCGCTGCGGGAGGCCCATGAGCGCCGCGTGTCCGAGATCCGGGCCCGGACGCGGCggctggagcagcagagggagg CGCTGTGCCGGAGGCTGGCGGCCCGGGCAGCCGCGACCCCCCGCCCCGAGCAGGGGGAAGTGGAGCGGAGCCGGGCCCTGCGGGACCAGGCCGGGCGGCTGCGAGCGGCCCACGGCGG GGCCGCGCCGTGCCTGGAGACCGCCCCCCCAGCCGGGCCGCTGGCGGCCGAGGCCAG GGCGCTGCGGCTGGCCTACCTGCGCGCCGGCGGGAGCGACCCCGCCATCCTGgaccagctcctccagctccaggtGGAGGCCGCGCTGCTGGAGAAGGGAcccgcggggctgcgcgggggcAGGCGGACGGGTGAGCCCCAGCCCCCGTTAGGGACCCTGGCTCCGTGGCCGGCAGCTGAGGCGCCCCCGGCTGTGCCGGCAGAGCCCCCcggcgcggggggccggggcctggATGCCGCGCTGCTGGCCGTGGAGCTGGAGAACCGGCGGCTGGAAGATGAGCTCTTGGCGCTGAAggtcaggagggagaggagagccGATGCCG GGCCCTGGAGGACCCTCCTCCTGCTCGGGAGCCCCCTGCACAGCACAAGCCTCGCCGAAG CCCTCGCTAGGGGAAGCCTGACCAGAGGCACTGacagctcagccctgggaagcagcaaCACCCCCAGCAAGACTTCCTCCCCTCTGGTGTTGGCCACATGCTAA
- the NASP gene encoding nuclear autoantigenic sperm protein isoform X1 translates to MQASAVAAPPRAESAPASPTRMEEELAAPSTSTDKTDSMDVDGESKKLLGLGQKHLVMGNIPAAVNAFQEAASLLGKKYGETADECAEAFFYYGKSLLELARMENGVLGNALEGVQVEEEEEKAEDESALPTVDEEAREELREQVYNAMGEKEEAKKSTEESPVLSEKEVKEEDVEMEDITEEKPTEEAVADKDVKLEEAEEKTEASVEKEVTSEEQKQQVAVEKEAAKEMAAVEEKVVEEERKMVPENKVAEATEEKERMIEASDKEVEASVEEAEAGEVTVEEKGDVAEQTAKAAEKDLAVEKGEAVEGQAEAAVEEEKAVAQVTAEVQAAVAVEQKEAAEGAAEAAEQKKVEEKQELVETATEEKPDESKEPESSKEPMPTEGKEPSNDLEEKAEVAAKVEKEEKKDDLVEEGEGAKVEKEEKDDLMEEGEGNSERRSYCGWMT, encoded by the exons TATGGATGTGGATGGAGAATCAAAGAAACTATTGGGTTTAGGACAGAAACACTTGGTAATGGGAAATATTCCGGCTGCTGTCAATGCATTCCAAGAAGCTGCGAGCTTACT GGGTAAAAAATACGGTGAGACAGCGGATGAGTGtgcagaagcttttttttattatggaaaATCTCTCCTGGAATTGGCAAG AATGGAAAATGGTGTGCTGGGAAACGCCTTAGAAGGCGTGCAGgttgaagaggaagaagaaaaagctgaagatgAGTCTGCGTTACCAACTGTTGATG AAGAAGCAAGGGAAGAGTTGAGAGAACAGGTATATAATGCcatgggggaaaaagaagaggcCAAAAAGTCTACAGAAGAGTCTCCAGTACTATCTGAGAAGGAAGTCAAAGAAGAGGATGTTGAAATGGAAGACATCACGGAAGAAAAACCAACAGAAGAAGCAGTTGCTGACAAGGATGTAAAgcttgaagaggctgaagagaAGACCGAGgcttctgtggaaaaagaagtaacttcagaagagcagaaacagcagGTTGCTGTGGAAAAGGAGGCTGCAAAAGAAATGGCAGCTGTGGAAGAGAAGGTAGTGGAAGAAGAGCGGAAGATGGTGCCTGAAAACAAGGTAGCAGAGGCAACTGAGGAGAAGGAGAGAATGATAGAAGCTTCAGACAAGGAGGTGGAAGCCTCTGTAGAAGAGGCTGAAGCTGGAGAAGTGACTGTGGAAGAGAAGGGAGATGTGGCAGAGcagacagcaaaagcagcagaaaaagatcTGGCTGTGGAAAAGGGAGAGGCTGTAgaagggcaggcagaggcagctgtggaagaagagaaggcagtAGCGCAAGTGACAGCAGAAGTGCAGGCAGCAGTTGCTGTGGAgcagaaagaagctgcagaaggggcagcagaagcagctgaacaGAAGAAGGTGGAGGAGAAACAAGAGCTGGTAGAGACTGCTACAGAAGAGAAGCCAGATGAGTCCAAAGAGCCAGAGTCCTCAAAGGAACCCATGCCCACAGAGGGTAAAGAGCCATCTAATGACTTggaagaaaaggctgaagtaGCTGCTAAGgtagagaaagaggaaaagaaggatgACCTGGTGGAAGAGGGTGAAGGTGCTAAggtagaaaaagaagagaaagatgaCCTGatggaagagggagaaggtAACAGTGAGAGGAGAAGTTATTGTGGGTGGATGACTTGA
- the CCDC17 gene encoding coiled-coil domain-containing protein 17 isoform X5 encodes MAGFRCPRCRMALGSRPLLRLHEERLCPGAPPAATSCPPGGAPLPAGGDPGTAGRPQDTPPPAQQEPRQGPAPGHGRQQPALREAHERRVSEIRARTRRLEQQREALCRRLAARAAATPRPEQGEVERSRALRDQAGRLRAAHGGAAPCLETAPPAGPLAAEARALRLAYLRAGGSDPAILDQLLQLQVEAALLEKGPAGLRGGRRTGEPQPPLGTLAPWPAAEAPPAVPAEPPGAGGRGLDAALLAVELENRRLEDELLALKVRRERRADAGPWRTLLLLGSPLHSTSLAEAAGLGDQLCN; translated from the exons ATGGCGGGGTTCCGCTGCCCCCGGTGCCGCATGGCGCTCGGCTCCCGCCCGCTGCTGCGGCTCCACGAGGAGCGGCTCTGCCCCggggcccccccagccgccACCTCCTGCCCGCCCGGGGGGGCCCCGCTGCCGGCGGGGGGGGACCCGGGCACGGCGGGGCGGCCGCAGGACACCCCG CCCCCCGCGCAGCAGGAGCCCCGGcagggcccggccccggggcacGGGCGGCAGCAGCCGGCGCTGCGGGAGGCCCATGAGCGCCGCGTGTCCGAGATCCGGGCCCGGACGCGGCggctggagcagcagagggagg CGCTGTGCCGGAGGCTGGCGGCCCGGGCAGCCGCGACCCCCCGCCCCGAGCAGGGGGAAGTGGAGCGGAGCCGGGCCCTGCGGGACCAGGCCGGGCGGCTGCGAGCGGCCCACGGCGG GGCCGCGCCGTGCCTGGAGACCGCCCCCCCAGCCGGGCCGCTGGCGGCCGAGGCCAG GGCGCTGCGGCTGGCCTACCTGCGCGCCGGCGGGAGCGACCCCGCCATCCTGgaccagctcctccagctccaggtGGAGGCCGCGCTGCTGGAGAAGGGAcccgcggggctgcgcgggggcAGGCGGACGGGTGAGCCCCAGCCCCCGTTAGGGACCCTGGCTCCGTGGCCGGCAGCTGAGGCGCCCCCGGCTGTGCCGGCAGAGCCCCCcggcgcggggggccggggcctggATGCCGCGCTGCTGGCCGTGGAGCTGGAGAACCGGCGGCTGGAAGATGAGCTCTTGGCGCTGAAggtcaggagggagaggagagccGATGCCG GGCCCTGGAGGACCCTCCTCCTGCTCGGGAGCCCCCTGCACAGCACAAGCCTCGCCGAAG ccgcagggctgggggacCAGCTGTGTAATTAG
- the NASP gene encoding nuclear autoantigenic sperm protein isoform X3 encodes MQASAVAAPPRAESAPASPTRMEEELAAPSTSTDKTDSMDVDGESKKLLGLGQKHLVMGNIPAAVNAFQEAASLLGKKYGETADECAEAFFYYGKSLLELARMENGVLGNALEGVQVEEEEEKAEDESALPTVDETEESEEEDKENDKAEDDKENELTVEDKESEEDEIGNLELAWDMLELAKVIYKRQETKEAQLHAAQAHLKLGEVSIESENYTQAIEEFQACLALQQKYLEAHDRLLAESHYQLALAYHYNSQFDEAVLQFGKSMEVIDKRMAMLTERIKKAESGSPEDEKEIEELKGLLPEIKEKIEDSKESQKSARVAEQALKATLVGTTSGFAQREDGGSVSTIPVRKAADGASQCVTDISHLVRKKRKPEEETQQGENEAKKSKPELAVNGGADAVPSGNEVPEKMEEETEKRPQAESGAAVESTV; translated from the exons TATGGATGTGGATGGAGAATCAAAGAAACTATTGGGTTTAGGACAGAAACACTTGGTAATGGGAAATATTCCGGCTGCTGTCAATGCATTCCAAGAAGCTGCGAGCTTACT GGGTAAAAAATACGGTGAGACAGCGGATGAGTGtgcagaagcttttttttattatggaaaATCTCTCCTGGAATTGGCAAG AATGGAAAATGGTGTGCTGGGAAACGCCTTAGAAGGCGTGCAGgttgaagaggaagaagaaaaagctgaagatgAGTCTGCGTTACCAACTGTTGATG AAACAGAAGAATCTGAAGaggaagataaagaaaatgatAAAGCTGAAGATGATAAGGAGAATGAATTGACAGTAGAAGACAAG GAAAGCGAGGAGGATGAAATTGGAAATCTTGAGCTAGCCTGGGACATGCTGGAGTTAGCAAAAGTCATCTACAAGAG acaagaaacaaaagaagctCAGCTCCATGCGGCTCAAGCTCATCTAAAGCTAGGAGAAGTTAGCATTGAATCCG AAAACTACACACAGGCTATAGAAGAGTTTCAGgcctgcctggccctgcagcaGAAGTACCTGGAGGCTCACGACCGCCTGCTAGCTGAGAGTCACTACCAGCTGGCGCTGGCGTACCACTACAACAGCCAGTTTGATGAGGCAGTTTTGCAGTTCGGTAAATCCATGGAAGTCATTGACAAGAGAATGG CAATGCTCACTGAGCGAATAAAGAAGGCAGAAAGTGGGTCCCCTGAAGATGAGAAGGAGATCGAAGAACTAAAGGGACTGCTtcctgaaattaaagaaaagataGAAGATTCCAAGGAGTCTCAAAAGAGTGCAAGAGTAGCTGAGCAGGCGCTGAAAGCAACTCTG gTTGGAACTACATCTGGCTTTGCACAACGTGAAGACGGTGGTTCTGTTTCCACA ATTCCAGTGAGAAAAGCAGCTGACGGTGCATCTCAGTGTGTTACAGACATCTCTCACCTAGTCAGGAAAAAG aggAAACCAGAGGAGGAGACCCAACAGGGAGAGAATGAAGCTAAGAAATCTAAACCAGAACTGGCTGTCAATGGTGGTGCTGATGCTGTCCCCAGTGGAAATGAGGTTccagaaaaaatggaagaggag aCAGAGAAAAGGCCACAAGCAGAATCAGGGGCTGCAGTTGAAAGCACAGTATGA
- the NASP gene encoding nuclear autoantigenic sperm protein isoform X2, whose amino-acid sequence MQASAVAAPPRAESAPASPTRMEEELAAPSTSTDKTDSMDVDGESKKLLGLGQKHLVMGNIPAAVNAFQEAASLLGKKYGETADECAEAFFYYGKSLLELARMENGVLGNALEGVQVEEEEEKAEDESALPTVDETEESEEEDKENDKAEDDKENELTVEDKSLQESEEDEIGNLELAWDMLELAKVIYKRQETKEAQLHAAQAHLKLGEVSIESENYTQAIEEFQACLALQQKYLEAHDRLLAESHYQLALAYHYNSQFDEAVLQFGKSMEVIDKRMAMLTERIKKAESGSPEDEKEIEELKGLLPEIKEKIEDSKESQKSARVAEQALKATLVGTTSGFAQREDGGSVSTIPVRKAADGASQCVTDISHLVRKKRKPEEETQQGENEAKKSKPELAVNGGADAVPSGNEVPEKMEEETEKRPQAESGAAVESTV is encoded by the exons TATGGATGTGGATGGAGAATCAAAGAAACTATTGGGTTTAGGACAGAAACACTTGGTAATGGGAAATATTCCGGCTGCTGTCAATGCATTCCAAGAAGCTGCGAGCTTACT GGGTAAAAAATACGGTGAGACAGCGGATGAGTGtgcagaagcttttttttattatggaaaATCTCTCCTGGAATTGGCAAG AATGGAAAATGGTGTGCTGGGAAACGCCTTAGAAGGCGTGCAGgttgaagaggaagaagaaaaagctgaagatgAGTCTGCGTTACCAACTGTTGATG AAACAGAAGAATCTGAAGaggaagataaagaaaatgatAAAGCTGAAGATGATAAGGAGAATGAATTGACAGTAGAAGACAAG TCTTTACAGGAAAGCGAGGAGGATGAAATTGGAAATCTTGAGCTAGCCTGGGACATGCTGGAGTTAGCAAAAGTCATCTACAAGAG acaagaaacaaaagaagctCAGCTCCATGCGGCTCAAGCTCATCTAAAGCTAGGAGAAGTTAGCATTGAATCCG AAAACTACACACAGGCTATAGAAGAGTTTCAGgcctgcctggccctgcagcaGAAGTACCTGGAGGCTCACGACCGCCTGCTAGCTGAGAGTCACTACCAGCTGGCGCTGGCGTACCACTACAACAGCCAGTTTGATGAGGCAGTTTTGCAGTTCGGTAAATCCATGGAAGTCATTGACAAGAGAATGG CAATGCTCACTGAGCGAATAAAGAAGGCAGAAAGTGGGTCCCCTGAAGATGAGAAGGAGATCGAAGAACTAAAGGGACTGCTtcctgaaattaaagaaaagataGAAGATTCCAAGGAGTCTCAAAAGAGTGCAAGAGTAGCTGAGCAGGCGCTGAAAGCAACTCTG gTTGGAACTACATCTGGCTTTGCACAACGTGAAGACGGTGGTTCTGTTTCCACA ATTCCAGTGAGAAAAGCAGCTGACGGTGCATCTCAGTGTGTTACAGACATCTCTCACCTAGTCAGGAAAAAG aggAAACCAGAGGAGGAGACCCAACAGGGAGAGAATGAAGCTAAGAAATCTAAACCAGAACTGGCTGTCAATGGTGGTGCTGATGCTGTCCCCAGTGGAAATGAGGTTccagaaaaaatggaagaggag aCAGAGAAAAGGCCACAAGCAGAATCAGGGGCTGCAGTTGAAAGCACAGTATGA
- the GPBP1L1 gene encoding vasculin-like protein 1, which yields MAQHDFVPAWLNFSTPQSTKSPAATFEKHGEHLPRGEGRFGVSRRRHNSSDGFFNNGPLRTAGDCWHQPSLLRHDSVDSGVSKGAHVGLSGSQPGWHGPSRGHDGVNQRGGGGTGVHRHWNGNFHSRKSSAFQEKLPVESREEKKEDKEQLQFEEEDFPSLNPEAGRQNNQNKPLGTPSGVWENPPSAKQPTKMLVIKKVSKEDPAAAFSAAFTSPVSHLANGNKATTIVPSVYKNLVPKPAAPPSKPSPWKANRSEHKPGSLSSSRDSAFTSPVSVTKPAVLASGSVLTSPKESPSSTTPPIEICSSRLTKLMRRTTDKKSEFLKALKDDRNGEITENRECDKLDDMESNSTPEPKENWEENCHQNGLSLPLPEEGENLSHSLEAEHRLLKEMGWQEYPENDENYLPLTEDELKEFQIKSEQRRRNGFGKNGFLQGRGSSLLFHWRSTFKTKIEDSDTETSSSETSDDDA from the exons TCCCCTGCAGCCACCTTTGAGAAACATGGAGAGCATCTTCCACGGGGAGAGGGCCGCTTTGGGGTGAGCCGTAGGAGACACAACTCCTCTGATGGATTTTTCAATAATGGGCCCCTCCGAACTGCAGGAG ACTGCTGGCATCAGCCGTCCCTTCTCCGCCACGATTCTGTAGATTCTGGTGTTTCTAAAGGAGCTCACGTTGGGCTTTCTGGCAGTCAGCCTGGCTGGCATGGTCCCTCACGGGGCCATGATGGTGTGAATCAGCGTGGTGGAGGAGGAACTGGAGTTCATCGCCACTGGAATGGCAACTTCCATTCTCGGAAAAGTTCCGCCTTTCAAGAAAAGCTGCCTGTTGAAtccagggaagagaagaaagaagataaagagCAGTTGCAATTTGAGGAAGAAGATTTT CCATCTTTGAATCCAGAAGCTGGAAGACAAAACAACCAGAACAAACCTTTAGGGACACCTTCTGGAGTATGGG aaaaccCCCCTAGTGCCAAGCAACCTACCAAGATGCTGGTCATCAAAAAGGTTTCAAAAGAGGATCCTGCCGCTGCCTTCTCAGCTGCATTTACATCACCTGTTTCTCACCTGGCAAATGGCAACAAAGCCACCACCATTGTCCCAAGTGTCTACAAAAATCTGGTTCCTaaacctgcagctcctccttccaAG CCAAGTCCGTGGAAAGCCAACAGAAGTGAACATAAACCAGGCTCGCTTTCCTCCAGCCGTGACTCTGCCTTTACCAGTCCAGTGTCTGTAACCAAACCAGCGGTACTGGCGAGTGGCTCAGTCCTCACCTCTCCCAAAGAG AGTCCTTCCAGCACCACCCCTCCCATCGAGATCTGCTCTTCACGCTTGACGAAGCTGATGCGCCGTACCACTGATAAAAAGAGTGAATTCCTGAAGGCACTGAAAGATGATAGGAATGGGGAGATAACCGAGAACAGAGAATGTGACAAGCTGGATGAT atgGAGAGCAACAGCACACCAGAACCAAAGGAAAACTGGGAAGAGAACTGCCATCAGAATGgcctttctctccctttgccGGAGGAGGGGGAAAACCTCTCTCATTCATTGGAAGCAGAACACAG GTTATTGAAAGAAATGGGATGGCAGGAATATCCTGAAAATGATGAGAACTACCTTCCCCTCACGGAGGATGAGCTCAAAGAGTTCCAAATTAAATCAGAGCAG CGAAGAAGAAATGGATTTGGGAAGAACGGATTTCTTCAGGGCCGCGGCTCCAGCCTGTTGTTCCACTGGAGAAGCACTTTTAAGACAAAGATTGAGGACTCAGACACAGAAACTAGTAGCAGCGAAACGTCAGATGACGATGCCTGA
- the CCDC17 gene encoding coiled-coil domain-containing protein 17 isoform X3 — translation MAGFRCPRCRMALGSRPLLRLHEERLCPGAPPAATSCPPGGAPLPAGGDPGTAGRPQDTPPPAQQEPRQGPAPGHGRQQPALREAHERRVSEIRARTRRLEQQREALCRRLAARAAATPRPEQGEVERSRALRDQAGRLRAAHGGAAPCLETAPPAGPLAAEARALRLAYLRAGGSDPAILDQLLQLQVEAALLEKGPAGLRGGRRTEPPGAGGRGLDAALLAVELENRRLEDELLALKVRRERRADAGSRAAQQHMEELAQLQAEVGMLRCHAEWMGPQLPPAILPPPVAPPLLPALAAPELFAESPRPALTGSPAAPSHPRVPPSLPLAPFRALEDPPPAREPPAQHKPRRSRRAGGPAV, via the exons ATGGCGGGGTTCCGCTGCCCCCGGTGCCGCATGGCGCTCGGCTCCCGCCCGCTGCTGCGGCTCCACGAGGAGCGGCTCTGCCCCggggcccccccagccgccACCTCCTGCCCGCCCGGGGGGGCCCCGCTGCCGGCGGGGGGGGACCCGGGCACGGCGGGGCGGCCGCAGGACACCCCG CCCCCCGCGCAGCAGGAGCCCCGGcagggcccggccccggggcacGGGCGGCAGCAGCCGGCGCTGCGGGAGGCCCATGAGCGCCGCGTGTCCGAGATCCGGGCCCGGACGCGGCggctggagcagcagagggagg CGCTGTGCCGGAGGCTGGCGGCCCGGGCAGCCGCGACCCCCCGCCCCGAGCAGGGGGAAGTGGAGCGGAGCCGGGCCCTGCGGGACCAGGCCGGGCGGCTGCGAGCGGCCCACGGCGG GGCCGCGCCGTGCCTGGAGACCGCCCCCCCAGCCGGGCCGCTGGCGGCCGAGGCCAG GGCGCTGCGGCTGGCCTACCTGCGCGCCGGCGGGAGCGACCCCGCCATCCTGgaccagctcctccagctccaggtGGAGGCCGCGCTGCTGGAGAAGGGAcccgcggggctgcgcgggggcAGGCGGACGG AGCCCCCcggcgcggggggccggggcctggATGCCGCGCTGCTGGCCGTGGAGCTGGAGAACCGGCGGCTGGAAGATGAGCTCTTGGCGCTGAAggtcaggagggagaggagagccGATGCCG GCTCGcgggcagcccagcagcacatggaggagctggcccagctccaggcagagGTGGGGATGCTGCGATGCCACGCAGAGTGGATGGGGCCACAGCTGCCCCCCGCCATCCTCCCGCCCCCCGTGGCCCCCCcactcctgccagccctggccgCACCAGAGCTTTTTGCA gagTCCCCCAGGCCAGCGCTGAcaggcagccccgcagcccccagccacccccgtgtgccccccagcctcccccttGCCCCCTTCAGGGCCCTGGAGGACCCTCCTCCTGCTCGGGAGCCCCCTGCACAGCACAAGCCTCGCCGAAG ccgcagggctgggggacCAGCTGTGTAA
- the CCDC17 gene encoding coiled-coil domain-containing protein 17 isoform X1 — protein MAGFRCPRCRMALGSRPLLRLHEERLCPGAPPAATSCPPGGAPLPAGGDPGTAGRPQDTPPPAQQEPRQGPAPGHGRQQPALREAHERRVSEIRARTRRLEQQREALCRRLAARAAATPRPEQGEVERSRALRDQAGRLRAAHGGAAPCLETAPPAGPLAAEARALRLAYLRAGGSDPAILDQLLQLQVEAALLEKGPAGLRGGRRTGEPQPPLGTLAPWPAAEAPPAVPAEPPGAGGRGLDAALLAVELENRRLEDELLALKVRRERRADAGSRAAQQHMEELAQLQAEVGMLRCHAEWMGPQLPPAILPPPVAPPLLPALAAPELFAESPRPALTGSPAAPSHPRVPPSLPLAPFRALEDPPPAREPPAQHKPRRSRRAGGPAV, from the exons ATGGCGGGGTTCCGCTGCCCCCGGTGCCGCATGGCGCTCGGCTCCCGCCCGCTGCTGCGGCTCCACGAGGAGCGGCTCTGCCCCggggcccccccagccgccACCTCCTGCCCGCCCGGGGGGGCCCCGCTGCCGGCGGGGGGGGACCCGGGCACGGCGGGGCGGCCGCAGGACACCCCG CCCCCCGCGCAGCAGGAGCCCCGGcagggcccggccccggggcacGGGCGGCAGCAGCCGGCGCTGCGGGAGGCCCATGAGCGCCGCGTGTCCGAGATCCGGGCCCGGACGCGGCggctggagcagcagagggagg CGCTGTGCCGGAGGCTGGCGGCCCGGGCAGCCGCGACCCCCCGCCCCGAGCAGGGGGAAGTGGAGCGGAGCCGGGCCCTGCGGGACCAGGCCGGGCGGCTGCGAGCGGCCCACGGCGG GGCCGCGCCGTGCCTGGAGACCGCCCCCCCAGCCGGGCCGCTGGCGGCCGAGGCCAG GGCGCTGCGGCTGGCCTACCTGCGCGCCGGCGGGAGCGACCCCGCCATCCTGgaccagctcctccagctccaggtGGAGGCCGCGCTGCTGGAGAAGGGAcccgcggggctgcgcgggggcAGGCGGACGGGTGAGCCCCAGCCCCCGTTAGGGACCCTGGCTCCGTGGCCGGCAGCTGAGGCGCCCCCGGCTGTGCCGGCAGAGCCCCCcggcgcggggggccggggcctggATGCCGCGCTGCTGGCCGTGGAGCTGGAGAACCGGCGGCTGGAAGATGAGCTCTTGGCGCTGAAggtcaggagggagaggagagccGATGCCG GCTCGcgggcagcccagcagcacatggaggagctggcccagctccaggcagagGTGGGGATGCTGCGATGCCACGCAGAGTGGATGGGGCCACAGCTGCCCCCCGCCATCCTCCCGCCCCCCGTGGCCCCCCcactcctgccagccctggccgCACCAGAGCTTTTTGCA gagTCCCCCAGGCCAGCGCTGAcaggcagccccgcagcccccagccacccccgtgtgccccccagcctcccccttGCCCCCTTCAGGGCCCTGGAGGACCCTCCTCCTGCTCGGGAGCCCCCTGCACAGCACAAGCCTCGCCGAAG ccgcagggctgggggacCAGCTGTGTAA
- the CCDC17 gene encoding coiled-coil domain-containing protein 17 isoform X2, translating into MAGFRCPRCRMALGSRPLLRLHEERLCPGAPPAATSCPPGGAPLPAGGDPGTAGRPQDTPPPAQQEPRQGPAPGHGRQQPALREAHERRVSEIRARTRRLEQQREALCRRLAARAAATPRPEQGEVERSRALRDQAGRLRAAHGGAAPCLETAPPAGPLAAEARALRLAYLRAGGSDPAILDQLLQLQVEAALLEKGPAGLRGGRRTGEPQPPLGTLAPWPAAEAPPAVPAEPPGAGGRGLDAALLAVELENRRLEDELLALKVRRERRADAGSRAAQQHMEELAQLQAEVGMLRCHAEWMGPQLPPAILPPPVAPPLLPALAAPELFAESPRPALTGSPAAPSHPRVPPSLPLAPFRALEDPPPAREPPAQHKPRRSPR; encoded by the exons ATGGCGGGGTTCCGCTGCCCCCGGTGCCGCATGGCGCTCGGCTCCCGCCCGCTGCTGCGGCTCCACGAGGAGCGGCTCTGCCCCggggcccccccagccgccACCTCCTGCCCGCCCGGGGGGGCCCCGCTGCCGGCGGGGGGGGACCCGGGCACGGCGGGGCGGCCGCAGGACACCCCG CCCCCCGCGCAGCAGGAGCCCCGGcagggcccggccccggggcacGGGCGGCAGCAGCCGGCGCTGCGGGAGGCCCATGAGCGCCGCGTGTCCGAGATCCGGGCCCGGACGCGGCggctggagcagcagagggagg CGCTGTGCCGGAGGCTGGCGGCCCGGGCAGCCGCGACCCCCCGCCCCGAGCAGGGGGAAGTGGAGCGGAGCCGGGCCCTGCGGGACCAGGCCGGGCGGCTGCGAGCGGCCCACGGCGG GGCCGCGCCGTGCCTGGAGACCGCCCCCCCAGCCGGGCCGCTGGCGGCCGAGGCCAG GGCGCTGCGGCTGGCCTACCTGCGCGCCGGCGGGAGCGACCCCGCCATCCTGgaccagctcctccagctccaggtGGAGGCCGCGCTGCTGGAGAAGGGAcccgcggggctgcgcgggggcAGGCGGACGGGTGAGCCCCAGCCCCCGTTAGGGACCCTGGCTCCGTGGCCGGCAGCTGAGGCGCCCCCGGCTGTGCCGGCAGAGCCCCCcggcgcggggggccggggcctggATGCCGCGCTGCTGGCCGTGGAGCTGGAGAACCGGCGGCTGGAAGATGAGCTCTTGGCGCTGAAggtcaggagggagaggagagccGATGCCG GCTCGcgggcagcccagcagcacatggaggagctggcccagctccaggcagagGTGGGGATGCTGCGATGCCACGCAGAGTGGATGGGGCCACAGCTGCCCCCCGCCATCCTCCCGCCCCCCGTGGCCCCCCcactcctgccagccctggccgCACCAGAGCTTTTTGCA gagTCCCCCAGGCCAGCGCTGAcaggcagccccgcagcccccagccacccccgtgtgccccccagcctcccccttGCCCCCTTCAGGGCCCTGGAGGACCCTCCTCCTGCTCGGGAGCCCCCTGCACAGCACAAGCCTCGCCGAAG CCCTCGCTAG